In a single window of the Danio rerio strain Tuebingen ecotype United States chromosome 20, GRCz12tu, whole genome shotgun sequence genome:
- the lrrc66 gene encoding leucine-rich repeat-containing protein 66 gives MSASRLVFGVAVLLLQLWGTRCFPSSACPIPCLCQPGPVLNCSSLGLNKAPSWIPESAVSLNISNNALSSLAPLSFGHVKLKGLLHLWVGSNGLESLSLILGPGTRTLSSAEQECSSWAPDLQLLSAERNHLKRLPNGLGCIKSLQILQLSYNQISVISLSDLDNCSHLKELHLQHNSITTIHPHAFKDLQQLKVLDLSYNLLVTVPVPAYQSLRNLDALVDVSFNRWKCDCNLQTLRKWMSFDTEMGHASWKVVCASPPHHAGKDLLYLNDSELTCPTYEHRTSGHYHNMIVKEGMQISIPCRNHSQGIMQVRWWTPQGQEKDNQPELLIKDITEQHAGLYICITGVQGEHISVFDLHVYKKGGGSRLRREAGVILDEKGNVILPKNPAVRVGSRTESEFILAVCLSVIITFILAFILGVVLRPLLDKLWRRIRSKRQSTSSPTSSTEPQPYVNEGYCDVEDHDREVRVGSRVTFGEVTEVQDQMPYYVTVDEDQADGSSESNTESGGLYEDVENNRSSVTDEKQQTLEMERHRGRADSSGSSSLQEGEVNALVVNGQKLPPSSMEDMEFEPIPDETEITRIKRRDSSSASSHSSQEVTLSSEIKHSTEQSVDPSPVAKSEIPGFIKEPFSEWPVRLKEQNVDELDPEMWNDSGESFSFNEDSERSSIHDLSSPALGHPLKDDDKWRQIKVASPSNKINIDSDDDFEKPFGKEVLVDGGKQFEFSDNGSSCNSSQSGESVGGPNNYTVNPELEEIVDESDTGNGANVVNLNRFGTLEDPTFRETMPSAGILIRQETIILEPSDIHLTFTHGNSVDEGMLTDDSSMSSLMNIPHQSGQFADIGIDTVPKDKRYVEFKSSKSHSGSPPLSPSSQKNNILSKEHLISEAHTGASFEDNSSLMQRQVSPDNIQKVKRYIGFNPSDPHTQTLPSPSLTKKDALLETKRYSLSSDDDAQLTTKDDKSFLTTSIPSDVSKVKRYISFKQFDTSSPTLPLSKSETTTEATIQNLQPSSSQNVKEHMFFKQHESHSTSLPSSPTSTRKGLSGKKSKSKKRNDQSFYGSHENLPLYHVHPSYRSSINRLNRGYDTDISFSSEDEDQFIEYPRKLEITTAPGLNGGSIKPGKSKDNVLNIDFDNSSSSTDVFEKKRSKGLMRLKALGARLFNRNENETDVMMSPADWDAGRTGGVSVNKQSKLTKKQTTDDDVIFGKSLSFDHLPKVKRYIQFSHSYPQAQLPSPPPTTSTITPDFKVTTESRTSSFSSEDDFKPTTEDETFGGQVDASFDRLPKVKRYIQFSHVEPYSTTLPLKGSPELVVQPESRRSSTSSDDNDIKPNEDSFFSQIGVSFDSVPHVKRYIQFNQPKPYSPTQTSSPISIKRPAVEVETSSSTSVKSDDKSDATGNWGQIDLNAVPKVKRYVQFTEFKDSSTPPLVSSSSTKVTTEMEIKTESTIERFPKDQENLTQAEVSFLENIPKVKRYIHFKQSEPHPTTSDTLHVTPEMIIKSETRRSSTSSEEDIKLTKNEGHVLEETVTSLNSVPRVKRYIQFTYPESQPLTQVSSERVNTSVVEKETRRWSTSSEEDVKPATKENFGETEEYHFQIPKVKRYIKFTEAEPYSSPLSPIPPAITVKETEKEFKPPANRESTSSENHDQEQIGVSLDKVPSVKRYIQFTHPEYQYPSQTSTSLLSESVSIPAVDKETRRWSTSSEEDVKPPTEDIKETDEYLIQIPKVKRYIKFTPSEPHSSAPKQDSPVKSISVTETELKQPVIKENSSTKDVVQEDNVSGQIGVSLDGVPRVKRYIAFTHPETSTAFSDERIHASLTAKKPKDSSPLSEENVTISPNKDIIKDTDEYLVKIPKVKRYIKFRQSESFPSDRSPVPPNIVKSIKVTETEFKNPLTRESTSEDDVQDNFGQTGVSLDGVPRVKRYIQFTHPEIQSLPQPTITISAEKVGNLGVVQDTRKSSTSSEEDATFIAKEEKAGEQTGLSFEKIPKVKRYIQFVNSESKLVQSATNHSSERLQISGVVQERRSSTSSEEDVKPSTHDDNVRGDYFDKIPKVKRYIKFTQSEPPQGLAPLPISSNVKPTQVTDLQSRGPSTLVDPSPKEDNVFEETEAHLDKLPKVKRYIEFKHQLPVQSTTLSEDKVATSKVILETSRSRTSSEDEVTTESREDYFGQHSEAPLDKIPRVKRYIQFTHPESQIPVQITAKRVSASVVKKETSIPCTSSDDDRKSSTNDHDVIKETSVTIPKVKRYIEFTQCKPFSSPQTQLPSVVKPIKVTATEATVSRTSQSTSDDSDSIPKVKRYIEFTPDESHNSALPSTADLAERLGTSEITEEPKILTTSTKYVKPSATDHIRETDEFIANIPKVKRYIEFKQSYSSPVSSFLPSSNLSSEPSRPISKKKGSAVIIKTELESWMSDQTGLNSESSMSSSLLSKHQVVDEPPAVPITSPPPLDLDAREYLRENTEVRQRQERRRLLQQRRREMDEFNIASLSSMQQEGEKQDRTLADYGGAPFQTERTYSSSSTRNNSRSTEGVEAPVLRGLKTKSTSTLDSKSPANSTTKNKEFLI, from the exons GGCTGGGTTGCATAAAATCCCTGCAGATTCTTCAGCTGTCCTATAACCAGATCTCTGTGATCAGTCTTTCTGACCTGGACAACTGCAGCCATCTGAAAGAGCTACATCTACAGCATAACAGTATCACAACCATTCACCCACATGCTTTTAAAGATCTACAACAGCTGAAG GTCCTTGATCTGAGCTATAACTTGCTGGTCACCGTTCCTGTCCCTGCCTACCAGTCCCTGCGGAACCTGGATGCTTTAGTTGATGTCTCCTTCAACAGATGGAAGTGTGACTGCAATTTGCAGACCTTAAGAAAATGGATGAGCTTTGATACTGAAATGGGTCATGCTTCCTGGAAAGTGGTGTGTGCCTCTCCACCACACCATGCTGGAAAAGATCTGCTTTACCTAAATGACTCTGAACTCACTTGTCCAACATATGAACACAGGACATCTGGCCACTATCATAATATGATTGTGAAAGAGGGGATGCAGATATCTATTCCTTGTAGGAATCACAGCCAAG GTATCATGCAGGTTCGCTGGTGGACTCCACAAGGCCAAGAAAAAGATAATCAACCAGAACTTTTAATTAAGGATATCACAGAGCAGCATGCAGGACTTTATATATGCATTACAGGTGTTCAAGGGGAGCACATTTCAGTGTTTGACCTACATGTCTACAAAAAAGGTGGTGGCTCAAGACTACGTCGTGAAGCAGGAGTTATCTTAGATGAGAAAGGAAATGTAATCTTGCCAAAAAATCCTGCTGTAAGGGTAGGGTCAAGAACAGAGTCAGAATTTATTCTTGCCGTCTGCCTGTCGGTCATAATTACATTCATTTTAGCATTTATTCTTGGTGTAGTTTTGAGGCCACTGTTAGACAAGTTATGGAGAAGAATACGATCCAAAAGACAATCTACATCCTCTCCAACCTCGTCCACTGAACCCCAGCCATATGTGAATGAGGGTTACTGTGACGTAGAAGACCATGATCGAGAAGTGAGAGTGGGTTCAAGAGTTACATTCGGTGAAGTTACAGAAGTGCAAGATCAAATGCCCTACTATGTCACTGTAGATGAGGACCAAGCGGATGGCTCCTCTGAGAGCAACACAGAATCTGGTGGCCTATATGAGGATGTTGAAAACAATAGATCCTCAGTGACTGATGAGAAACAGCAGACCCTTGAAATGGAGAGACACAGAGGAAGAGCAGACAGTAGTGGCAGCAGCTCACTACAGGAAGGCGAAGTAAATGCTTTAGTAGTAAATGGTCAGAAACTGCCACCCAGCTCAATGGAAGACATGGAATTTGAGCCAATCCCAGATGAAACAGAAATTACAAGGATAAAGAGAAGGGACAGTTCTTCAGCATCATCTCACTCAAGTCAGGAAGTTACCTTATCAAGTGAAATAAAGCATTCAACTGAACAAAGTGTTGACCCTTCTCCTGTCGCTAAAAGTGAAATTCCAGGATTTATAAAAGAGCCATTTTCAGAATGGCCAGTCAGATTGAAAGAACAAAATGTTGATGAGTTGGACCCAGAAATGTGGAATGACAGTGGAGAGAGCTTTTCTTTCAATGAAGACTCAGAAAGATCAAGTATCCATGATCTCTCCAGCCCTGCTCTAGGACACCCCCTGAAGGACGATGACAAATGGAGGCAAATCAAAGTAGCATCaccttcaaataaaataaatattgattcaGATGATGATTTTGAAAAACCATTTGGTAAAGAAGTTCTTGTTGATGGTGGAAAGCAATTTGAGTTCTCTGACAATGGAAGCTCCTGTAATTCAAGTCAAAGTGGTGAAAGTGTTGGTGGACCAAATAATTATACTGTAAACCCAGAGTTGGAAGAAATCGTGGATGAATCGGACACAGGGAATGGTGCAAATGTAGTCAATTTAAACAGATTTGGCACTCTTGAAGATCCCACTTTCAGGGAAACAATGCCTAGTGCTGGCATTCTTATAAGACAGGAGACTATAATTTTGGAGCCTTCAGATATACATTTGACTTTTACTCATGGAAACAGTGTTGACGAGGGCATGCTTACTGACGACTCCTCGATGAGCTCCTTGATGAACATACCACACCAATCTGGACAATTTGCAGACATAGGTATTGATACTGTGCCAAAAGATAAGAGATATGTTGAATTTAAGTCGTCCAAATCTCATTCTGGATCTCCACCACTTTCTCCATCCTCACAAAAGAACAATATCTTATCAAAGGAGCACTTAATATCTGAAGCTCACACCGGTGCATCTTTTGAAGACAACAGTTCCTTAATGCAAAGACAAGTGTCTCCTGATAATATTCAAAAAGTGAAGAGATACATTGGCTTTAATCCTTCTGATCCTCATACCCAAACTCTGCCATCACCTTCCTTAACCAAAAAAGATGCTCTGCTGGAAACAAAAAGATACAGCTTGTCCTCAGACGATGATGCACAGCTGACAACTAAGGATGACAAATCTTTCTTGACAACATCTATACCTTCTGACGTTTCAAAGGTTAAAAGATACATTTCCTTTAAACAGTTTGACACTTCTTCACCAACTCTCCCTTTATCTAAATCTGAGACCACAACTGAGGCAACAATACAAAATCTGCAGCCCAGCAGCAGTCAAAACGTGAAGGAACACATGTTTTTTAAGCAGCATGAAAGTCATTCCACATCTCTGCCATCATCACCTACCTCGACAAGAAAAGGTCTATCAGGGAAAAAGTCAAAAAGCAAAAAACGAAATGATCAGTCATTCTATGGAAGTCATGAGAACCTTCCACTGTACCATGTTCATCCATCCTATAGGTCAAGTATAAACAGGTTGAATAGAGGATATGATACAGATATATCATTTTCCAGTGAAGATGAAGATCAGTTCATAGAGTACCCAAGAAAATTAGAAATTACAACAGCACCTGGGTTGAACGGAGGATCCATCAAACCTGGTAAAAGTAAAGACAATGTCCTTAACATTGATTTTGACAACTCTTCCAGCAGCACAGATGTATTTGAAAAGAAACGTTCTAAAGGCCTAATGAGACTAAAAGCATTAGGTGCTCGACTTTTCaacagaaatgaaaatgaaacagatGTGATGATGTCACCAGCTGATTGGGATGCTGGAAGAACTGGAGGTGTCTCGGTTAATAAGCAGTCCAAGTTAACTAAAAAACAAACCACTGATGACGATGTTATATTTGGGAAAAGTTTATCTTTTGATCATTTACCAAAAGTGAAGAGATACATTCAGTTTTCACACTCATATCCACAAGCCCAGTTACCATCTCCTCCACCAACCACTAGCACAATCACACCTGATTTTAAAGTGACAACTGAATCAAGGACGTCCAGTTTCTCATCGGAGGATGATTTCAAACCAACCACTGAAGATGAAACATTTGGTGGACAAGTAGATGCATCTTTTGACAGACTTCCAAAAGTAAAAAGATACATACAGTTTTCACATGTTGAACCTTATTCTACAACACTTCCTTTAAAAGGTTCTCCTGAACTGGTGGTACAGCCTGAATCAAGGAGGTCCAGTACTTCATCTGATGATAATGATATCAAACCTAATGAAGACAGCTTCTTCAGTCAAATAGGTGTATCTTTTGATAGCGTGCCACATGTTAAGAGATACATCCAATTCAATCAGCCAAAACCTTACTCTCCAACTCAAACATCTTCACCCATTTCAATCAAGAGACCTGCAGTAGAAGTGGAAACAAGTTCCAGCACATCTGTCAAGTCGGATGACAAATCTGATGCTACAGGAAACTGGGGGCAAATAGATCTTAATGCAGTACCAAAGGTTAAGCGATATGTTCAATTTACAGAGTTCAAAGATTCTTCAACTCCCCCATTGGTTTCATCTTCCTCTACGAAAGTCACAACTGAGATGGAAATAAAAACTGAATCCACAATTGAGAGATTCCCTAAAGACCAGGAAAACTTAACGCAAGCAGAGGTATcttttttggaaaatattccAAAAGTGAAACGATACATTCACTTCAAACAGTCTGAACCACACCCCACCACTTCTGATACACTGCATGTCACACCTGAAATGATAATCAAATCAGAAACAAGGAGATCAAGTACATCTTCTGAGGAGGATATCAAGCTAACTAAGAATGAAGGCCATGTCTTGGAAGAAACAGTTACATCCCTTAATAGTGTACCAAGAGTTAAGAGATATATTCAATTTACATATCCTGAGAGTCAACCCCTTACTCAGGTTTCATCTGAAAGAGTCAATACATCTGTGGTAGAAAAAGAGACAAGAAGATGGAGTACTTCATCTGAGGAAGATGTTAAACCAGCCACTAAAGAAAATTTTGGAGAAACAGAAGAATACCATTTCCAAATTCCCAAAGTAAAAAGGTATATCAAATTCACAGAAGCTGAACCATACTCATCTCCTCTGTCGCCAATTCCTCCTGCAATCACAGtaaaagaaacagaaaaagaaTTTAAACCACCAGCCAATAGAGAGAGCACTTCATCCGAAAATCATGATCAAGAGCAAATAGGAGTGTCTCTTGATAAAGTACCAAGCGTTAAGAGATACATTCAATTCACACATCCTGAATATCAATATCCATCTCAGACATCAACCAGTCTTTTATCTGAAAGTGTCAGCATACCTGCGGTAGATAAAGAAACCAGGAGATGGAGCACTTCATCTGAGGAAGATGTTAAACCACCTACTGAAGATATTAAAGAAACAGATGAATACCTAATCCAAATCCCCAAAGTAAAGAGGTACATCAAGTTCACACCTTCTGAACCACATTCCTCTGCTCCAAAACAAGACAGCCCAGTAAAATCCATATCAGTAACGGAAACTGAACTCAAACAGCCAGTCATTAAAGAGAATTCTTCAACTAAGGATGTTGTTCAGGAAGACAATGTCTCTGGGCAAATAGGCGTATCTCTTGATGGTGTACCAAGAGTTAAAAGATATATTGCATTCACACATCCCGAAACATCAACTgctttctcagatgaaagaatcCATGCATCTCTAACAGCTAAAAAACCAAAAGATAGCAGCCCTTTGTCTGAGGAAAATGTTACTATATCTCCTAATAAAGATatcattaaagacacagatgaatATCTGGTCAAAATACCAAAAGTGAAGAGATACATAAAGTTTAGACAATCTGAATCATTTCCCTCTGATCGGTCACCAGTTCCTCCTAACATTGTAAAATCTATAAAGGTGACAGAAACAGAATTTAAAAACCCACTCACTAGAGAAAGCACATCTGAGGATGATGTGCAGGACAATTTTGGGCAAACAGGAGTATCTCTTGATGGAGTACCAAGAGTTAAGAGATACATTCAATTCACACATCCTGAAATTCAATCCCTTCCTCAGCCAACAATAACCATCTCAGCTGAAAAAGTTGGAAATTTGGGGGTAGTTCAAGATACAAGGAAATCAAGCACTTCATCTGAGGAAGATGCCACATTTATTGCTAAGGAAGAAAAAGCTGGTGAACAAACAGGGTTGTCTTTTGAAAAAATACCGAAGGTTAAGAGATATATTCAGTTTGTAAATTCTGAAAGTAAACTTGTTCAATCAGCAACTAATCACTCATCTGAAAGACTTCAAATATCTGGAGTTGTTCAAGAAAGAAGATCAAGCACTTCATCTGAAGAGGATGTTAAACCATCTACTCATGATGATAATGTAAGAGGTGACTATTTTGACAAAATCCCTAAAGTGAAGAGGTATATTAAGTTCACACAATCTGAACCTCCCCAGGGTCTTGCACCATTACCTATTTCAAGCAATGTAAAGCCCACACAGGTGACAGACTTACAATCAAGAGGACCTAGTACTTTAGTTGATCCATCTCCTAAGGAAGACAATGTCTTCGAGGAAACAGAAGCACATCTTGACAAACTTCCAAAAGTTAAAAGATACATTGAATTTAAACATCAGTTACCTGTTCAGTCAACTACTTTATCAGAAGATAAAGTTGCGACATCTAAGGTCATTTTGGAAACGAGCAGATCAAGAACTTCATCTGAGGATGAAGTCACAACAGAAAGTAGAGAAGACTATTTTGGTCAACATTCAGAGGCACCCCTTGATAAAATACCAAGGGTTAAGCGATACATTCAGTTCACACATCCTGAAAGTCAAATTCCGGTACAGATAACAGCTAAAAGAGTAAGTGCATCTGTCGtgaaaaaagaaacaagtatacCATGCACTTCGTCTGATGATGATAGAAAATCATCTACTAATGATCATGATGTCATTAAAGAAACAAGTGTCACAATCCCAAAAGTCAAAAGATATATTGAGTTCACACAATGTAAACCTTTTTCATCACCCCAGACACAACTTCCAAGTGTTGTTAAACCAATAAAGGTAACAGCAACAGAAGCAACGGTATCCCGCACATCACAAAGCACATCTGACGATTCTGACAGTATACCAAAAGTTAAGAGATACATTGAGTTCACACCTGATGAAAGTCATAATTCTGCTCTGCCATCAACTGCTGACTTAGCTGAAAGACTGGGAACATCTGAGATCACAGAGGAACCAAAAATATTGACAACTTCAACTAAATATGTCAAACCATCTGCTACAGACCACATTAGAGAAACAGATGAATTTATTGCCAATATTCCAAAAGTAAAAAGGTACATTGAGTTTAAACAATCTTATTCTTCACCTGTGTCATCATTTCTCCCATCATCCAATTTGTCATCTGAGCCATCACGCCCCATCTCAAAGAAAAAAGGGTCTGCAGTAATTATAAAGACTGAATTAGAATCATGGATGTCTGACCAGACTGGCCTAAATTCAGAATCAAGTATGTCAAGTTCCTTGTTGAGTAAACATCAAGTTGTGGATGAACCACCGGCAGTTCCAATAACATCTCCACCTCCCCTAGACCTGGATGCCAGAGAGTATCTGAGAGAAAATACTGAAGTGCGTCAAAGGCAAGAACGCAGGAGATTGCTGCAGCAAAGGAGAAGAGAAATGGATGAGTTCAACATCGCATCGCTATCCTCCATGCAACAAGAAGGCGAGAAGCAAGACAGAACCCTGGCAGATTATGGAGGAGCACCATTTCAAACAGAACGCACCTACAGCAGCAGCTCTACAAGAAACAATTCCAGAAGCACAGAAGGAGTGGAAGCCCCAGTTTTGCGAGGACTTAAAACAAAGAGTACATCAACACTTGACTCTAAGTCACCAGCAAATTCAACAACAAAGAATAAGGAATTTTTAATTTAG
- the dcun1d4 gene encoding DCN1-like protein 4 isoform X3: MPPRKKRRPTAGDDLSAKKSRQDNVYRKQEALQIQEAEAFSSKRCLEWFYEYAGCDDVVGPEGMEKFCEDIGVEPENVVMLVLAWKLDAQSMGYFTLQEWLKGMGSLQCDSTEKLRNSLDYLRSVLNDATSFKLIYRYAFDFAREKDQRSLDLNTAKCMLGLLLGKTWPLFPVFNQFLEQSKYKVINKDQWCNVLEFSRTINLDLSNYDEDGAWPVLLDEFVEWYKDREMS, encoded by the exons ATGCCCCCAAGGAAAAAGAGGAGACCCACTGCTGGAGATGACCTGTCTGCTAAGAAGAGCCGGCAGGATAA tgtttacagAAAACAGGAGGCATTGCAAATCCAGGAAGCCGAAGCTTTTTCTAGCAAGAGATGTTTAGAGTGGTTTTATGAATATGCAG GGTGTGATGACGTGGTTGGACCAGAGGGAATGGAGAAATTCTGTGAAGACATTGGAGTTGAGCCAGAGAAT GTGGTCATGCTGGTATTGGCCTGGAAGCTTGATGCCCAGAGCATGGGGTACTTCACTTTACAGGAGTGGCTCAAGGGAATGGGCTCATTGCA ATGTGACTCTACTGAAAAACTCAGGAACTCTCTAGACTACCTGAGGTCCGTCCTCAACGATGCCACCAGTTTCAAACTCATTTACCGATATGCCTTCGACTTTGCCAGG GAGAAGGATCAAAGGAGTTTAGACTTGAATACTGCCAAGTGCATGCTGGGACTTCTACTTGGGAAGACCTGGCCCTTGTTTCCAGTGTTTAACCAGTTTCTAGAA CAATCTAAGTATAAGGTTATAAATAAAGATCAATGGTGCAATGTTCTAGAGTTCAGTAGGACTATCAACCTTGATCTCAGTAACTATGATGAGGACGGGGCCT GGCCAGTGCTTTTGGATGAGTTTGTCGAGTGGTATAAAGATCGAGAGATGTCGTAG